In one window of Pedosphaera parvula Ellin514 DNA:
- the argA gene encoding amino-acid N-acetyltransferase has product MKPTDLRGILQYIPRFREKTFIISVDGAIVTDENFANILLDVAVLRSLNIRVVLAHGAAAQVKALAEEQHVKASDLDGSGITDAETLKLALTAANRLTHEILEGLSANDLRAAYVNAIVAHPLGILNGIDHLFTGKVERVDVDLLQTLLAQGIVPVIPPLGFDGDGKTYRLNSDSVAVAVADALKATKLIYITTAEGLFYQGQLIRQMLVADLSATVAKSDFPAELASKARHAVAACTAGVQRVHIINGRVDEGLLAEVFSNEGIGTLIYANEYQQIRPAKKKDIRSIQVLTKSSVQSSELLKRTRNMIEKQLQDYYIFEIDKNPVACVALHVYPEQKVGELACLYVNTSHENQGIGKKLIQYVEKRSREMGLNELITLSTQAFNYFQSKAGFIEGTPDALPPVRREKYDASGRNSKVLIKKLSETPASSPLPLTV; this is encoded by the coding sequence GTGAAACCGACTGATCTGCGGGGTATCCTGCAATATATTCCACGCTTCCGGGAAAAGACCTTCATCATCAGCGTGGACGGTGCCATTGTTACGGACGAAAATTTTGCGAATATCCTGCTGGATGTGGCAGTGCTTCGCTCCCTGAACATCCGCGTGGTTCTCGCCCATGGTGCTGCCGCCCAGGTCAAGGCACTCGCTGAAGAGCAGCACGTAAAGGCGTCCGACCTCGATGGCTCAGGAATCACTGACGCGGAAACCCTCAAGCTGGCACTAACCGCGGCGAATCGTCTGACGCATGAGATTTTGGAAGGCCTTTCAGCAAACGATCTCCGCGCTGCCTATGTGAATGCCATTGTGGCCCACCCGCTGGGCATCTTGAATGGCATTGACCACTTATTTACTGGAAAAGTCGAACGGGTGGACGTGGACTTACTGCAGACCTTGCTGGCCCAGGGAATTGTACCGGTAATTCCGCCTTTAGGATTTGATGGTGATGGAAAAACGTATCGGCTGAATTCAGACAGCGTGGCTGTCGCGGTGGCCGATGCGTTGAAAGCCACCAAACTGATTTATATTACGACTGCCGAAGGATTATTTTATCAAGGACAGCTTATCCGGCAAATGTTGGTGGCGGATTTGAGTGCGACTGTTGCCAAATCTGATTTTCCAGCTGAGTTGGCCTCCAAAGCGCGGCATGCAGTGGCCGCCTGCACCGCTGGCGTTCAGCGTGTGCATATCATCAATGGCCGGGTGGATGAAGGATTGCTCGCCGAAGTCTTCTCCAACGAGGGCATCGGAACCTTGATTTATGCCAACGAGTATCAACAGATCAGGCCTGCCAAAAAGAAGGATATTCGCAGCATACAGGTGTTGACCAAGAGTTCGGTCCAAAGTTCCGAATTGCTGAAGCGCACCCGGAATATGATCGAGAAGCAATTGCAGGATTATTATATTTTTGAAATTGATAAGAATCCCGTGGCATGCGTGGCACTACATGTGTATCCGGAACAAAAAGTGGGCGAACTGGCCTGCCTGTACGTAAACACTTCACACGAAAATCAGGGCATCGGCAAAAAGCTGATTCAATATGTCGAGAAGCGATCGAGGGAGATGGGCTTGAACGAGCTAATCACCTTATCGACGCAGGCATTTAATTACTTTCAATCCAAGGCTGGATTCATTGAAGGGACACCGGACGCCTTGCCACCGGTGAGAAGAGAAAAATATGACGCCAGCGGCCGTAATTCCAAGGTGCTCATCAAGAAGCTTTCTGAAACTCCCGCGTCCTCTCCGCTTCCCTTAACGGTATGA
- the hisC gene encoding histidinol-phosphate transaminase produces the protein MTSRLSLNPALQTLPVYQPGRPIEEVAREVGLPASDIIKLASNENPLGPSPAALAAMQRVLSNLHLYPDGNAFYLKQKLAEKLGVETGNVILGNGSNEIIEFVGHAMMGPGVDVVVSQYCFAIYPIMAKLFGANVISVPARDYGHDLPAMLKAIKPNTRVMFVANPNNPTGTLASREDVVNLINQVPDHVLLVMDEAYIEFLPEPVDLLPLIRRGQKPNLLLMRTFSKIFGLAGLRLGYGIAQPELITALEKVRQPFNINSIAQAGALAALDDAEHMSKTRQNNAQGLQFLEHAFRQLGWEFVPSSANFVLVKVGEGQRVFNDLQKLGVIVRPMGGYQLPEWIRISVGTAQENSRCLASLKQVLSQKCE, from the coding sequence ATGACTTCTCGTCTCTCTTTAAATCCAGCACTGCAAACACTGCCTGTTTACCAGCCTGGCCGTCCGATCGAAGAAGTGGCGCGCGAGGTTGGCTTGCCTGCTTCGGATATCATTAAACTCGCTTCCAATGAAAATCCGCTCGGCCCCTCCCCTGCTGCGCTGGCGGCAATGCAAAGGGTTTTGTCGAACCTTCATCTTTATCCGGACGGAAACGCTTTTTATCTGAAACAAAAGCTGGCTGAAAAGCTCGGGGTTGAAACCGGTAACGTGATTTTAGGCAATGGCTCCAATGAAATTATCGAATTCGTCGGGCATGCCATGATGGGGCCGGGAGTGGACGTGGTGGTCTCCCAATACTGCTTCGCGATCTATCCGATCATGGCCAAACTTTTTGGTGCGAATGTTATTTCCGTTCCTGCCAGAGATTACGGTCATGATTTGCCAGCGATGCTGAAAGCCATCAAACCAAACACCAGGGTGATGTTCGTTGCCAACCCCAACAATCCAACCGGCACGCTCGCATCCCGTGAAGATGTGGTAAATTTGATCAATCAGGTTCCCGATCATGTTCTCCTGGTGATGGATGAGGCTTATATCGAGTTTCTTCCCGAGCCGGTTGACCTGCTTCCCCTGATTCGGCGAGGACAAAAACCAAATCTGCTGCTGATGCGGACCTTTTCGAAAATTTTCGGATTGGCAGGTTTGCGGCTCGGCTATGGCATTGCCCAACCCGAATTGATCACCGCCTTGGAGAAAGTGCGTCAACCGTTTAACATTAATTCCATCGCCCAGGCGGGGGCGTTGGCAGCGCTTGACGATGCTGAACATATGAGCAAAACCCGCCAAAATAATGCGCAAGGACTGCAGTTCCTGGAGCATGCCTTCCGACAACTTGGGTGGGAATTTGTTCCGTCGTCGGCCAATTTTGTGCTGGTCAAGGTCGGCGAAGGTCAACGTGTTTTCAATGATCTCCAGAAACTCGGCGTGATCGTCCGGCCCATGGGCGGATATCAATTGCCGGAATGGATTCGCATCTCAGTGGGCACAGCGCAGGAGAACAGCCGTTGCCTGGCCTCCTTAAAACAAGTGCTATCGCAAAAATGTGAATAA
- a CDS encoding phosphotransacetylase family protein: MNKVTPRVFIAATRQNDGKTTTSLGLIAALQQHYPRIGYIKPVGQRFVEIEEQKIDEDTVLMDSVYRLNCPLGDMSPIAVEPDFTRKYLQSSNNEALVKKIQKAFDRVAWEKEFVLCEGSGHAGVGSVFDLSNAQVAKILGAKVIIVTQGGIGKPIDEVALNQALFEKEGVEIIGVILNKVVGTKIEYITEFARRGLKRKGLELLGVIPHQSVLSSPTVDLIREELKAEMLNQTDRLNNIVEDVAVGAMGAHNAMSFFKKGVLLITPGDREDIILAACTSIEGQGEQSMAGIVLTGNLRPSSSVLKVIRSMPIPVMLATADSYQVASAVHDLTVKTRPEDAQKITLIRDLIAQNVDVNKILELL; the protein is encoded by the coding sequence ATGAACAAAGTCACTCCTCGTGTTTTTATTGCAGCAACCCGTCAGAATGACGGCAAGACGACGACTTCCCTCGGGCTGATTGCCGCGCTCCAGCAACATTACCCACGCATCGGCTACATTAAACCTGTCGGCCAGCGTTTCGTTGAAATTGAAGAACAGAAAATCGACGAAGACACGGTGTTAATGGACAGCGTTTATCGCCTCAACTGCCCATTGGGGGACATGAGCCCGATTGCGGTGGAACCGGATTTTACCCGCAAGTATTTACAATCCTCAAACAACGAAGCTTTGGTCAAAAAAATCCAAAAAGCTTTCGACCGTGTCGCCTGGGAAAAGGAATTTGTCCTTTGCGAGGGCTCAGGTCATGCTGGTGTCGGTTCTGTGTTCGATTTATCAAACGCCCAGGTAGCCAAAATTCTCGGGGCGAAAGTAATCATCGTTACCCAAGGCGGCATTGGGAAACCAATTGACGAGGTTGCCTTGAATCAGGCTCTGTTTGAAAAGGAAGGCGTTGAGATCATCGGTGTCATCCTCAACAAGGTGGTGGGAACGAAAATTGAGTATATCACCGAATTCGCCCGGCGCGGACTGAAACGAAAGGGGCTGGAGTTGCTGGGTGTAATTCCTCATCAAAGTGTGCTTTCAAGCCCCACGGTTGATTTGATTCGCGAAGAGTTGAAAGCCGAGATGCTGAACCAGACTGACCGGTTAAATAACATTGTTGAAGATGTGGCTGTAGGCGCGATGGGAGCTCACAATGCCATGAGTTTTTTCAAGAAGGGCGTTTTGCTCATCACGCCCGGAGACCGGGAAGACATCATCCTGGCAGCCTGTACCAGCATCGAAGGCCAGGGCGAACAAAGCATGGCTGGAATTGTGCTGACGGGAAATCTCCGGCCAAGCTCCAGCGTGCTGAAGGTCATTCGCTCCATGCCCATTCCTGTCATGTTGGCGACAGCGGATAGCTATCAAGTTGCCTCAGCAGTACATGACCTGACAGTAAAAACCCGCCCCGAGGATGCGCAGAAAATAACTTTGATCCGTGACCTCATCGCCCAGAACGTGGACGTAAATAAAATCCTGGAGCTTCTCTAA
- a CDS encoding L,D-transpeptidase yields MISSARLPGGVSLACRKQGIVPTRYLFTVEITTQSARLFERNPAACPESSFPAYGLTKEYRCSTSRFGIGSVAGSNCTPLGLHRIAEKIGGGWPVGTVFKSRQVIGFTWQGLPLASITHRIMWLEGLEPGLNRGGNVDTHDRYVYIHGTGDEPSLGRPASHGCIHLAANDLMPLYDFLPSGTLVWIQR; encoded by the coding sequence ATGATCAGTTCCGCACGACTGCCGGGCGGTGTTTCTCTTGCCTGTCGCAAACAAGGAATCGTGCCGACGCGATATCTGTTCACGGTGGAGATTACCACTCAATCCGCCCGCTTGTTCGAGAGGAACCCCGCAGCCTGCCCGGAAAGCTCCTTCCCGGCGTATGGGCTCACGAAGGAATATCGCTGCTCCACCTCCCGGTTTGGCATTGGCTCGGTGGCAGGCTCCAATTGCACTCCTTTGGGATTGCATCGTATCGCCGAAAAGATCGGTGGAGGTTGGCCAGTCGGAACCGTATTTAAAAGCCGGCAGGTCATCGGTTTTACGTGGCAGGGATTGCCGCTCGCGTCGATTACCCACCGTATCATGTGGCTGGAGGGATTGGAACCAGGCTTGAATCGTGGTGGAAATGTAGATACGCATGACCGCTACGTTTACATCCACGGAACTGGCGATGAGCCATCTCTGGGACGTCCCGCCTCCCACGGCTGTATTCATCTTGCAGCAAACGATTTGATGCCACTTTACGACTTCCTTCCCAGCGGCACGCTGGTTTGGATCCAAAGATAG
- a CDS encoding zinc ribbon domain-containing protein, translating into MLEVIEKLLILQDRDRNLQRVKTELAHIEPERQALKAKATGTQANLEAAKNKGKQIESERKRLELDVEAKKQQIEKYALQQFQTKKNEEYRALAHEIENCKKAIVGLDDQQIVLMEQAEVAQKEIGVATQAANEARKVVEGQITGLGQREENLKKELAELESNREELAAAVDESTRSRYERLLKSKGSNVVVGIQHGVCGGCHMKLPTQILLSTRGQQEIVTCINCGRILFYTRDMDLAVAD; encoded by the coding sequence ATGCTCGAAGTAATTGAAAAGCTGCTCATCCTTCAAGACCGCGACCGCAACCTCCAACGGGTCAAGACCGAACTCGCTCACATTGAGCCGGAACGGCAGGCATTGAAGGCGAAGGCCACCGGGACGCAAGCCAACCTCGAGGCTGCCAAGAACAAAGGGAAGCAGATTGAAAGCGAGCGCAAAAGGCTGGAACTGGACGTGGAGGCGAAGAAGCAACAAATCGAAAAATATGCGCTTCAGCAGTTCCAAACCAAGAAAAACGAGGAATATCGTGCTCTCGCCCATGAGATTGAGAATTGCAAGAAGGCCATTGTCGGTCTGGACGACCAGCAAATCGTTTTGATGGAGCAGGCGGAAGTGGCGCAGAAGGAAATTGGAGTTGCCACACAAGCGGCAAACGAGGCCCGTAAAGTGGTTGAGGGGCAGATCACGGGTCTGGGGCAGCGCGAAGAGAATTTAAAGAAGGAGCTGGCCGAGTTGGAATCGAACCGCGAGGAATTGGCAGCGGCGGTCGATGAAAGCACTCGCTCACGCTACGAACGCCTGTTAAAGAGCAAGGGCTCGAATGTAGTGGTGGGGATTCAACACGGCGTATGCGGTGGTTGCCATATGAAGCTGCCAACGCAGATTTTGCTCTCGACCCGGGGACAGCAGGAAATCGTTACCTGCATCAATTGCGGACGCATCCTCTTCTACACACGAGACATGGATTTGGCCGTCGCAGATTAA
- a CDS encoding trypsin-like peptidase domain-containing protein, which translates to MTRQKLHSLLSIFAILVSTLALSSPAKENVSVPKPNPNLDLARQLNQAFVQVAEEVSPSVVVITVTQKTTESPFKLPPGQEQNDGEDPLDRVPPEFRKFFRQSPQEKSTGQGSGVIIREDGFILTNRHVVEDAEKIEVRLKDGRTFQAEVRGVDAPSDVAVIKINTQSLPVARLADSSKTRVGEFAIAIGAPFALDYTVTFGHVSAKDRSNIVMPDPESPTMTDQSFIQTDANINPGNSGGPLVNIDGEVIGINTLIRGLHTGIGFAVPSNLAREVADKLITDGKFTRAWLGVSIRSFREYPEYREFVPGIQDGVVVTEILPSGPAAKSELKPGDVVTAVDGKAVVTSQQLKDAVRGKTIGQNVKLDVVRQGDSPKDIQRLKVIVKPGEYEDKNVLVASNETYPKIDSSSGTLGLKVQAVTRDLAEHYNVNATEGLIVTSVDKTGLAARNGIRVGDVITSINQHRVSDPKEFRELIKNLDTKRGVIVNLISEGAAKFEILKEGDD; encoded by the coding sequence ATGACACGTCAGAAGCTCCATTCCTTATTATCCATTTTTGCCATCCTTGTATCCACCCTGGCACTCTCCTCTCCGGCGAAGGAGAATGTCTCTGTCCCCAAACCCAATCCCAATTTGGATTTGGCCCGGCAGTTAAACCAGGCTTTTGTGCAGGTGGCTGAAGAGGTCTCACCATCTGTGGTGGTCATAACCGTGACCCAGAAGACTACTGAGTCACCCTTCAAACTGCCGCCCGGTCAGGAACAGAATGATGGGGAAGATCCGTTGGACCGTGTGCCACCCGAGTTTAGGAAATTTTTCCGGCAATCTCCGCAGGAAAAATCCACTGGTCAGGGTTCGGGCGTCATCATCCGCGAGGATGGTTTCATCCTGACGAACCGTCACGTGGTGGAAGATGCCGAAAAGATCGAGGTCCGGCTCAAGGATGGTCGCACATTTCAAGCCGAAGTCCGGGGCGTGGACGCCCCGTCCGATGTGGCCGTGATCAAGATCAACACCCAAAGTCTGCCTGTGGCTCGGTTGGCCGACTCGAGCAAGACCCGCGTGGGTGAGTTTGCCATTGCCATCGGTGCTCCTTTTGCCCTGGACTACACTGTCACCTTCGGTCATGTCAGCGCCAAGGACCGTTCCAACATTGTTATGCCCGATCCGGAGAGTCCCACCATGACCGATCAAAGCTTCATCCAGACCGATGCCAACATCAATCCCGGCAACAGTGGCGGACCGCTCGTGAATATCGATGGTGAAGTGATCGGTATTAATACCTTGATTCGTGGTCTGCATACCGGCATCGGTTTCGCCGTCCCGAGCAATCTAGCCCGGGAAGTCGCCGACAAGTTGATTACTGACGGAAAATTTACCCGTGCCTGGTTGGGAGTGAGTATTCGTTCCTTTCGCGAGTATCCTGAATATCGGGAATTTGTCCCGGGCATTCAGGATGGCGTTGTCGTCACGGAGATTTTGCCGTCCGGACCCGCCGCCAAGTCAGAGCTCAAGCCAGGGGATGTTGTCACCGCTGTGGATGGCAAAGCCGTCGTCACCTCGCAACAACTCAAAGACGCTGTGCGCGGCAAGACAATTGGTCAAAATGTAAAACTGGATGTCGTGCGCCAGGGAGACAGTCCCAAGGACATCCAGCGCCTCAAAGTAATCGTCAAGCCGGGCGAATATGAGGACAAAAATGTGTTGGTTGCATCAAACGAAACTTATCCCAAAATCGATTCCTCCAGCGGAACTTTGGGATTGAAAGTGCAGGCAGTAACGCGCGATTTGGCTGAACATTACAATGTGAACGCGACCGAGGGATTGATCGTGACCTCAGTCGACAAAACCGGCCTGGCCGCTCGCAACGGCATCAGAGTCGGTGATGTGATCACTTCGATCAATCAGCATCGAGTCAGCGATCCCAAGGAGTTTCGCGAGCTCATCAAAAATCTCGATACAAAAAGGGGCGTGATTGTGAATTTGATCAGTGAGGGCGCGGCCAAGTTCGAGATTTTGAAGGAAGGGGACGATTAG
- a CDS encoding phosphate acyltransferase: MNLEIWNLTWIPEIKPFDIAVFTFLGYLTSMRFIGSVIEKLQRHPKRVVFPEGTEPRVLQAARQFYSLRLGVPILLGDRTKVKEAAQSLNVSLEGVRIINPAESEDLDSFVRRFESLRRLKGLRSHEAREAMLLPNYYGAMMVAMHQADGMISGTNQTTGSVLRPLFQIIKVAPTTSTASSCMVMEVEDTRFGENGTLFMADCGVIPEPTVEQLADIAISTAQLARQIMGTRPRCALLSFSTKGSAKHPSIMKVQAATALAVKKAQQINLEADFDGELQVDAALVPEIALRKLPDSKVGGRATVLIFPDLNSGNIASKLIQHVARANAYGQILLGLDRPAADVSRGSNAHDILGVAAIVGLQSIEYSKLYPGAGDKLPGE; the protein is encoded by the coding sequence GTGAATTTGGAAATTTGGAACCTCACATGGATTCCCGAAATCAAGCCATTTGACATTGCAGTATTCACCTTTCTCGGCTACTTAACCTCCATGCGTTTTATTGGCAGTGTCATCGAAAAGTTGCAGCGACATCCCAAGCGAGTTGTCTTCCCTGAAGGGACGGAACCTCGCGTGCTCCAGGCCGCGCGCCAATTTTACTCGCTTCGACTCGGCGTCCCCATCCTCCTGGGAGATCGCACGAAGGTTAAAGAGGCTGCCCAGAGCCTCAATGTGTCGCTGGAAGGTGTTCGCATCATTAATCCGGCCGAAAGCGAAGATCTGGACAGCTTTGTCCGCCGTTTTGAATCCCTGCGCCGCCTGAAAGGTCTGCGCTCCCATGAAGCCAGAGAAGCGATGTTGCTGCCGAATTATTACGGTGCCATGATGGTGGCAATGCATCAGGCTGATGGCATGATCTCTGGTACCAACCAGACCACTGGCAGCGTACTCCGCCCACTATTTCAAATCATTAAAGTCGCCCCCACAACCTCCACGGCTTCGAGTTGCATGGTGATGGAAGTGGAAGACACTCGGTTTGGTGAAAACGGAACCTTGTTCATGGCGGATTGCGGCGTCATTCCTGAACCAACAGTGGAACAGCTCGCTGATATTGCCATTTCAACCGCCCAGCTGGCGCGTCAAATCATGGGAACCCGTCCACGTTGCGCCCTGCTCTCCTTCTCAACCAAGGGCAGCGCCAAACACCCATCCATCATGAAGGTCCAGGCAGCCACAGCACTGGCGGTGAAAAAGGCGCAGCAAATTAATTTGGAAGCTGATTTTGATGGCGAACTCCAGGTGGATGCCGCGTTAGTGCCGGAAATTGCTCTTCGCAAGCTGCCAGACAGCAAAGTGGGCGGGCGGGCGACGGTATTAATCTTCCCCGATCTGAATTCAGGCAATATTGCCAGCAAGCTCATCCAACATGTCGCCCGCGCGAATGCTTACGGTCAAATCCTGCTGGGGCTGGATCGGCCGGCAGCGGATGTGTCCCGCGGATCCAATGCCCATGATATTTTGGGCGTGGCTGCCATAGTGGGATTGCAATCCATCGAATATAGCAAACTTTATCCCGGCGCAGGTGATAAGCTTCCCGGAGAATAG
- the rapA gene encoding RNA polymerase-associated protein RapA, translated as MSLFISGQRWMSESEPELGLATVVHTGEGRVQVLFSATGETRTYASDNAPLKRVRFRIGDTVKTNDDKELTVKEVIEKEGLLLYVGQDQAVPEAELSASLSLRGPEDRLFAGRFDEPATFELRRLTLELLHRLRKSPVRGFVGGRIDLIPHQLYIAQEVASRQAPRVMLSDEVGLGKTIEAGLILHRLLLSERANRILVLVPESLVHQWFVEMLRRFNVWLNIFDEERCAAIEAGDPGANPFLDDQLVLTSINFLASSPTRSAQAVAAGWDVLVVDEAHHLKWSKENPSREYQIVEELSRQSEGLLLLTATPEQLGMESHFARLQLLDPDRHHDLASFLAESRDYKPTADIAEKLLTGKKPTRKDITFLGNLFAHNAELKEHLEKVGKGNAEASQALLKDLLDMHGPGRVLFRNTRAGMTGFPKRSAHLAKLDPGPKAEEWLDRVSTEFAVDAGEANLKASLDLTKDPRILWLVDLLQKLDPQKVLLICRTIEKVEAIDAALRRHVSIKTGIFHEGLTLVQRDRNAAWFAEADGARLLLCSEIGSEGRNFQFAHHLVLFDLPLNPELLEQRIGRLDRIGQTKDIHIHVPYLAHSPQEVLARWYHEGLDAFEKNLEGGNELLLRFGRAVHDLALEFSVADRSEADQELADLLERTADGRRELRQVLEQGRDRLLEMNSFRAPVARQIIELIQKEDRQTDLEDYLLSMFDHFGVHIEELAPHTWQLNPQGIITDSFPAMPAEGLIATCDRRRALGREDIGFLTWDHPMVTGAMELLLGSEAGNCSFAVLPTAGERTLLLELAFILEAIAAPRLHMDRFLPATPIRLVINHKLENVSESHPGKVLEERLRKGSPYKLLDNEQLARGTLPAMLHHASTLAETGAETLRQAALKEMNQLLGHEVQRLKTLRQVNDHIRPQEIIMAEEQQKQLATTILQARTRLDSLRLIWKGPPEILN; from the coding sequence ATGAGTTTGTTTATTTCAGGTCAGCGGTGGATGAGTGAGTCGGAGCCGGAGCTCGGGCTCGCCACGGTCGTACACACAGGAGAAGGTCGGGTGCAGGTATTGTTTTCAGCCACGGGCGAAACCAGGACCTACGCCAGCGATAATGCACCGCTAAAACGTGTACGGTTTCGGATCGGCGACACGGTGAAAACAAATGATGACAAAGAGCTGACCGTCAAGGAGGTCATTGAAAAGGAGGGATTGCTGCTATACGTCGGCCAGGACCAGGCGGTGCCCGAAGCAGAACTGAGTGCCAGCCTTAGCCTGCGTGGCCCTGAGGATCGGTTGTTTGCTGGTCGTTTCGATGAGCCGGCAACCTTTGAACTACGACGCCTGACCCTGGAGTTGCTTCACCGCTTGCGAAAATCTCCGGTGCGCGGATTTGTCGGGGGGCGCATCGATCTGATTCCTCACCAGCTTTATATCGCCCAGGAAGTGGCCAGTCGACAGGCCCCCCGGGTGATGTTATCAGATGAAGTGGGGCTGGGAAAAACCATTGAAGCAGGCCTCATTCTGCATCGCCTGCTATTAAGTGAACGGGCCAACCGCATCCTGGTTCTGGTTCCGGAATCGCTCGTGCATCAGTGGTTTGTGGAAATGCTTCGGCGTTTCAACGTGTGGCTGAACATCTTTGATGAAGAACGTTGCGCCGCCATCGAAGCGGGCGATCCGGGTGCCAATCCGTTTCTGGATGATCAACTGGTATTGACCAGCATCAACTTTCTGGCCAGTTCGCCGACCCGGTCGGCTCAGGCTGTGGCTGCCGGCTGGGACGTGCTGGTCGTGGACGAAGCTCATCACCTTAAATGGTCCAAAGAAAATCCCAGCCGGGAATACCAGATCGTGGAAGAACTAAGCCGCCAGTCGGAAGGTTTGCTCTTGTTGACCGCCACGCCGGAACAGCTCGGCATGGAAAGCCACTTCGCCCGGTTACAATTACTGGACCCGGATCGCCATCACGATCTTGCAAGCTTTCTGGCCGAGTCACGGGATTATAAGCCCACGGCAGACATCGCGGAGAAGTTGCTCACGGGGAAAAAACCCACACGAAAGGACATCACGTTCCTGGGCAACTTGTTCGCGCACAATGCGGAGTTGAAGGAACATCTGGAGAAAGTGGGCAAAGGTAACGCCGAAGCTTCCCAGGCTTTATTGAAAGACCTGTTGGACATGCATGGTCCAGGACGGGTGCTGTTCCGCAACACCCGAGCCGGCATGACCGGTTTTCCCAAACGTTCAGCGCATCTGGCCAAACTGGATCCTGGCCCCAAGGCAGAGGAATGGCTGGACCGGGTATCCACAGAGTTTGCTGTCGATGCCGGTGAAGCAAACCTTAAAGCATCACTCGATCTGACGAAGGACCCAAGAATATTGTGGCTGGTTGACTTGCTGCAAAAGCTCGATCCACAAAAGGTGCTGCTGATCTGTCGCACTATTGAAAAGGTGGAAGCGATTGATGCGGCACTGCGTCGTCACGTTAGCATTAAAACTGGTATCTTTCACGAGGGTCTCACCTTGGTGCAACGTGATCGCAATGCCGCCTGGTTCGCCGAGGCGGATGGTGCGCGGCTCCTGCTCTGTTCGGAAATCGGGAGTGAAGGGCGCAACTTTCAATTCGCTCATCACCTCGTGTTGTTTGACCTGCCGTTAAATCCCGAACTGCTTGAACAACGCATTGGCCGACTCGATCGAATCGGGCAGACCAAGGATATTCATATCCATGTCCCCTACCTTGCTCACAGTCCGCAGGAGGTTTTGGCCCGGTGGTATCACGAGGGCCTGGATGCCTTTGAAAAAAATCTTGAGGGCGGCAACGAGCTGCTGCTCAGGTTCGGCCGGGCCGTTCACGATCTGGCCCTCGAATTTTCTGTCGCTGACCGATCTGAAGCGGATCAGGAGTTGGCAGATCTATTGGAAAGAACCGCTGACGGACGGCGGGAATTGCGCCAGGTCCTCGAACAGGGCCGCGACCGGCTTCTGGAGATGAATTCTTTTCGTGCCCCGGTGGCCCGGCAAATCATTGAACTAATTCAAAAGGAAGACCGACAAACCGATCTGGAAGATTACCTGCTCTCCATGTTCGACCATTTTGGAGTGCACATTGAAGAACTCGCGCCGCACACCTGGCAGTTAAATCCGCAGGGTATTATCACGGATTCATTTCCCGCCATGCCGGCGGAAGGCTTGATCGCCACGTGCGACCGACGTCGTGCGCTCGGTCGGGAGGATATTGGCTTTTTGACCTGGGATCATCCCATGGTCACCGGGGCCATGGAATTGCTGCTGGGCTCGGAAGCGGGAAACTGCTCCTTTGCCGTGCTGCCGACAGCTGGGGAACGAACACTTTTGCTTGAATTGGCCTTCATTCTCGAAGCGATTGCCGCGCCGCGATTGCATATGGATCGTTTTCTTCCCGCCACCCCTATTCGCCTGGTGATAAATCACAAACTGGAAAACGTGAGCGAATCTCATCCTGGAAAAGTCCTTGAAGAAAGACTGCGAAAAGGTTCACCGTACAAGCTTCTTGATAATGAGCAACTCGCCAGAGGCACGCTTCCCGCCATGTTACATCACGCTTCAACCCTGGCCGAGACTGGTGCTGAGACGTTGCGGCAAGCAGCCCTTAAGGAGATGAATCAGCTGCTCGGCCATGAAGTGCAGCGCTTAAAAACACTAAGGCAGGTGAATGATCACATCCGTCCGCAGGAAATTATCATGGCGGAAGAACAGCAGAAACAATTAGCTACAACCATCCTGCAAGCCCGTACTCGGTTGGACTCCTTGCGGCTCATCTGGAAAGGGCCACCCGAAATCCTCAACTGA